GGGCGAACCTGTCGTGCTGCTGCGGCAGGAGACCAACCCCGAGGACCTCGAGGGCATGATCGCCGCGACCGGCATCCTGACCAGTCGCGGCGGCAAGACCTCGCACGCCGCGGTGGTGGCCCGCGGCATGGGCAAGACAGCGGTGTGCGGCGCCGAGGCGCTCCACGTCGACGAGGAGGAGAAGGTCGCCCGCGCCGACGGCGTCGAGGTGCGGGAGGGGGACCTCCTGTCCGTGGACGGATCGACCGGTGAGGTGTTCGTCGGCCGGCTGCCGGTGGTCGCCTCGCCCGTCGTCACTTACCTCGAGGAGGGCCTCGAGCCCGCCCTCGACGGCGTGGACGACGACAACGCCGAGCTGATCCGGGCCGTCGACCGGCTCCTGGCCCACGCGGACTCGGTCCGGACCATGCAGGTCAGGACGAACGCCGACACGGGCCCCGACGCGCTGCGCGCCCGACGGATGGGCGCCGAGGGTATCGGCCTGTGCCGCACCGAGCACATGTTCCTCGGCGACCGCCGGGTGCTCATCGAACGCGTCATCCTGGCCGACAGCGCCGGGGAGCGCGACGAGGCGCTGGCCGCCCTGTTGCCTCCCCAGCGGGAGGACTTCGAGGAGCTCCTGGCCGCGATGGACGGTCTCCCGGCGACGATCCGCCTGCTCGATCCGCCGCTCCACGAGTTCCTGCCCGACCGGGCCGAGCTGATGGTCCGGGTCGCCCGGGCGGAGGAGCAGGGAGCCGCGGCCGAGGCGGACGTGCGGTTGCTGGCAGCGGTGGACAGGCTCCACGAGTCGAACCCGATGCTCGGGCTGCGAGGGGTCCGGCTCGGCCTGGTGGTGCCCGGTCTCTTCGGCGGCCAGATCCGTGCGGTCGCCGAGGCGGCGGCACACCTGATCGCCGAGGGCCACGACCCGAGGCCCGAGATCATGGTCCCGCTGGTGGGTTCGCTGATGGAGCTGCACCTCGTGCGCGAGGAGGCCGCCCGGATCGTCGCGGAGGTGGCCGAGGCCGCCGGCGTCGCGCTCGAGATCCCGGTCGGGACCATGATCGAGCTCCCGCGGGCGGCGCTGACGGCGTTCCGGATCGCCGAGGAGGCCGACTTCTTCTCCTTCGGCACCAACGACCTCACCCAGACGACCTGGGGCTTCAGCCGCGACGACGTGGAGGCGGCGTTCTTCGCGGCCTACCTCGACAAGGGCGTCTTCACGACCTCACCCTTCGAGAGCCTGGACGTGGACGGTGTGGGCCGGCTGGTCGACATCGGGACCCGCGAGGGGCGCCGCACCCGGCCCGGTCTGAAGACCGGGGTGTGCGGCGAGCACGGCGGCGACCCGGACTCGATCCACTTCTTCCAGCGGGTCGGACTGGACTACGTCTCCTGCTCGCCGTTCCGGGTCCCCGTCGCGCGGCTGGAGGCCGGTCGAGCGGTCCTCGGCAAGGAGGAGGCCGACACGTCCGACGACGTGGAGATCCAGCGGAGCTAGGACACCGCTTCCTGCCGCGGTCCCGGCCGCCACCGGCTAGCCGAGCCCCTCCAGCACCTCTCGGGCACGAGCGACCTGCCACGGCGAGAGCCCGGGGTCCATGGCGATGCCCGCCCTCAGGTGGCGTCTGGCGGCCGCGTCGCGGCCCAGCGCGGCCTCGATGGTGCCGCGGTGGATCCAGAGGATCGCCTCCTGGGTGCCCCGCCGGGTGGCGAGCCTGGCGTAGGTCAGGGCCTGTCGGTGACGCCCCGAGGCGTGCAGCGCCCACGCGTAGGCATCGGAGGCGTGCACGCCACGGCTCCGGGTCGCCTCCGCGCGTCCCAGCGCCAGGGCCTCGGCGCGGTCCGCGACCTCGCCGTGGTCGACCAGGAACTGCGCGAGCTCGCCGTCGATGTTGGCGCCACCGCTGGCGAGCAGGTCGACGGCTTCACGTGAGCGGTCGTAGGCTGCC
The genomic region above belongs to Nocardioides coralli and contains:
- the ppdK gene encoding pyruvate, phosphate dikinase, coding for MDKLVYHFDEGDRDQRDLLGGKGANLAEMTRLGLPVPPGFIVTTEACRHYLEHGRLPDDLRVQVTMALRKLEDDVGRRLGDSVDPLLVSVRSGAKYSMPGMMETVLNVGLNDYSVRGLVEASGDERFVWDSYRRLIQMFGKTVLGMEGDDFAKALEAAKAAKGVTSDVELDAADLRQLVEDFKVVVEDRCGRPFPQDPREQLDLAIRAVFDSWNTDRARVYRRRERIPEDAGTAVNVCTMVFGNLGETSGTGVCFTRDPSTGKPGVYGDYLVNAQGEDVVSGIRNTLSLDDFAEVDPASYQELRRIMRRLETHYRDLCDIEFTVERGKLWMLQTRVGKRTPAAAFRIATQLVDEQLITLDEALERVGGPQLAQLMFPQFDADAERTPYTRGMAASPGAAVGKVVFDSATAVEWAGRGEPVVLLRQETNPEDLEGMIAATGILTSRGGKTSHAAVVARGMGKTAVCGAEALHVDEEEKVARADGVEVREGDLLSVDGSTGEVFVGRLPVVASPVVTYLEEGLEPALDGVDDDNAELIRAVDRLLAHADSVRTMQVRTNADTGPDALRARRMGAEGIGLCRTEHMFLGDRRVLIERVILADSAGERDEALAALLPPQREDFEELLAAMDGLPATIRLLDPPLHEFLPDRAELMVRVARAEEQGAAAEADVRLLAAVDRLHESNPMLGLRGVRLGLVVPGLFGGQIRAVAEAAAHLIAEGHDPRPEIMVPLVGSLMELHLVREEAARIVAEVAEAAGVALEIPVGTMIELPRAALTAFRIAEEADFFSFGTNDLTQTTWGFSRDDVEAAFFAAYLDKGVFTTSPFESLDVDGVGRLVDIGTREGRRTRPGLKTGVCGEHGGDPDSIHFFQRVGLDYVSCSPFRVPVARLEAGRAVLGKEEADTSDDVEIQRS